One segment of Pseudomonas asgharzadehiana DNA contains the following:
- a CDS encoding serine/threonine transporter, whose amino-acid sequence MTDVRTPAAENPERVESTVTTGWTPHDTTWMLGLYGTAIGAGTLFLPINAGVGGFWPLIVLALLAFPMTFFAHRGLTRFVLSGKSGDITDVVEEHFGVGAGKLITLLYFFAIFPILLVYSVALTNTLGSFMQHQLHLTPPPRAILSLVLILGLMAIVRCGQGMIVKAMSVLVYPFVAALLLLAFSLIPNWNGAFFASAREGMPLPMFFQTLWLAIPVMVFSFNHSPIISAFAVDQKRVYGPMAERKSSGILATAHGMMVLTVMFFCFSCVLALSPADLAAAKAQNISILSYLANHFQTPVIAYAAPLIALVAITKSFLGHYIGASEGFQGLVVKSLRGRNRTLSAKWLERSTALFMVLTCWAVATFNPSILGMIETMGGPIIACLLFLMPMYAIRRVPSLRQYSGQVSNVFVVLIGLIALSAIVFSVLP is encoded by the coding sequence ATGACCGATGTACGTACACCTGCTGCCGAAAACCCTGAACGTGTAGAAAGCACCGTCACCACCGGCTGGACCCCGCACGACACCACCTGGATGCTCGGCCTCTACGGCACCGCCATCGGCGCGGGCACCTTGTTCTTGCCGATCAACGCCGGGGTCGGCGGCTTCTGGCCGCTGATCGTGCTGGCCTTGCTGGCCTTCCCGATGACCTTCTTCGCCCACCGTGGGCTGACGCGCTTTGTGTTGTCAGGCAAATCCGGCGATATCACCGACGTAGTCGAAGAACACTTCGGCGTCGGCGCGGGCAAATTGATCACCCTGCTGTACTTCTTTGCGATCTTCCCGATTTTGCTGGTGTACAGCGTGGCGCTGACCAATACCCTCGGCAGTTTTATGCAACACCAACTGCACCTGACGCCGCCGCCCCGGGCGATCCTGTCGCTGGTGCTGATCCTCGGCCTGATGGCGATTGTGCGCTGTGGCCAGGGCATGATCGTCAAGGCCATGAGCGTGCTCGTCTACCCGTTCGTCGCGGCGCTGCTGTTGTTGGCATTCAGCTTGATTCCCAATTGGAACGGCGCATTCTTCGCCTCCGCCAGGGAGGGCATGCCGCTGCCGATGTTCTTTCAGACGCTGTGGCTGGCGATCCCGGTGATGGTGTTCTCGTTCAACCATTCGCCAATCATCTCGGCCTTCGCCGTCGACCAAAAACGCGTGTACGGCCCGATGGCCGAGCGCAAAAGCAGCGGTATTCTCGCCACCGCCCACGGCATGATGGTGCTGACGGTGATGTTCTTCTGCTTCAGTTGCGTACTGGCGCTGTCACCAGCGGACCTGGCGGCGGCCAAGGCCCAGAACATTTCGATCCTGTCGTACCTGGCCAACCACTTCCAGACCCCGGTGATCGCCTACGCTGCACCGCTGATCGCGCTGGTGGCCATCACCAAATCCTTCCTCGGCCATTACATCGGTGCGAGCGAAGGCTTCCAAGGCCTGGTCGTCAAATCCCTGCGCGGGCGCAACCGCACGCTGTCAGCCAAATGGCTGGAGCGCAGCACCGCACTGTTCATGGTGCTCACCTGCTGGGCCGTGGCCACTTTCAACCCGAGCATCCTGGGCATGATCGAGACCATGGGCGGGCCGATCATCGCGTGCTTGCTGTTCCTGA
- a CDS encoding L-serine ammonia-lyase, translating to MAISVFDLFKVGIGPSSSHTVGPMRAAATFAQALGDQQLLSETRRVQVRLYGSLSATGVGHATDRACVMGLMGEWPDRVDPTSINTRIQRLRESGRLLLAGSQDIAFDWHTDLLLLDESLPYHPNAMSLHAYGDSGLLSEQTYYSVGGGFIIDAAEAASGIAPTSDVELPYDFSSAAQLLALCNKHDLRVSELMMANERAWRSDEEIRSGLLHIWSVMRACVEQGLRDEGILPGGLDVPRRAAKLHRSLLEIGKPNVITSTLSAMEWVNLFALAVNEENAAGGRMVTAPTNGAAGIIPAVLHYYMKFNADASDDDVVNFFLAAAAVGILCKKNASISGAEVGCQGEVGSACAMAAAGLADILGATPEQLENAAEIGLEHNLGLTCDPVGGLVQVPCIERNAIAAVKAINATQMALRGDGKHFISLDRVIRTMRDTGADMHDKYKETSRGGLAVSWVEC from the coding sequence ATGGCTATCAGTGTTTTCGATCTATTCAAGGTGGGCATCGGCCCGTCCAGTTCCCATACCGTTGGCCCCATGCGGGCGGCGGCGACCTTTGCCCAAGCCTTGGGCGATCAGCAATTGCTCAGCGAAACCCGACGGGTGCAAGTGCGCTTATACGGTTCGCTGTCCGCCACTGGTGTCGGCCACGCCACCGACCGCGCCTGCGTGATGGGCTTGATGGGCGAGTGGCCGGACCGTGTCGACCCCACTTCGATCAACACCCGTATCCAGCGGTTGCGTGAGTCCGGCCGCTTGTTGCTGGCCGGCTCACAAGACATTGCCTTCGATTGGCACACCGATCTCCTACTGCTGGACGAAAGCCTGCCCTACCACCCCAACGCCATGTCCCTGCACGCCTATGGCGACAGCGGCCTGCTCAGCGAGCAAACGTACTACTCGGTAGGCGGCGGTTTCATCATCGACGCGGCTGAAGCGGCGTCCGGTATCGCGCCGACCAGCGATGTGGAGTTGCCCTACGACTTTTCCAGTGCGGCGCAACTGCTGGCCCTGTGCAATAAACATGACCTGCGCGTTTCCGAACTGATGATGGCCAACGAACGCGCCTGGCGCAGTGACGAAGAAATCCGCAGCGGCCTGCTGCATATCTGGTCGGTGATGCGCGCATGCGTGGAGCAAGGCCTGCGCGATGAAGGCATCTTGCCAGGCGGCCTGGATGTGCCACGGCGCGCGGCGAAATTGCACCGCAGCCTGTTGGAAATAGGCAAACCCAATGTCATCACCTCGACCTTGTCAGCCATGGAGTGGGTCAACCTGTTCGCCCTCGCCGTCAACGAAGAGAACGCCGCCGGCGGGCGCATGGTCACCGCGCCGACCAATGGCGCGGCGGGGATCATCCCGGCAGTGCTGCATTACTACATGAAGTTCAACGCCGACGCGTCCGATGACGATGTGGTCAACTTCTTCCTGGCCGCAGCCGCCGTCGGCATCTTGTGTAAGAAAAACGCCTCTATCTCCGGCGCCGAGGTCGGCTGCCAGGGCGAAGTCGGTTCGGCCTGCGCCATGGCCGCCGCCGGGCTGGCCGACATCCTCGGCGCCACGCCCGAGCAACTGGAAAACGCCGCCGAAATCGGCCTGGAGCACAACCTCGGCCTGACCTGTGACCCGGTCGGCGGCTTGGTCCAAGTGCCCTGCATCGAGCGCAACGCAATCGCGGCGGTCAAGGCGATCAACGCCACGCAAATGGCCCTGCGCGGCGACGGCAAACACTTCATTTCCCTCGACCGGGTCATCCGCACCATGCGCGACACCGGCGCCGACATGCATGACAAATACAAAGAAACTTCACGGGGCGGCCTGGCCGTGAGCTGGGTGGAATGCTGA
- a CDS encoding LysR substrate-binding domain-containing protein, whose amino-acid sequence MARPLHGQTYVWLHVFSCAARHLSFTRCAEELHITPGAVSQQIRQLEERLGFRLFHRRARGVELSAEGQRLAATVGEAYGSIDAELQRLDAGMISGTLRLRSIPSFLGKWLTPRLPRLQQRFPDIQLRMVAEDSSIALHEGDFDLAIDLNDGSYPGLLSTALLDEQIFPVCAPSLLRGRPPLHGPADLVHFPLLHDITAWRGSYEYAEWEFYLNAIGYHVADVRRGHTFNRNHLTIEAAIAGMGVAIARRTLLNDELERGTLIVPFGLAVPNHKRYVLLYAPGALSHPGVRAVHDWLVEEAEIFRGLHPLGEGQL is encoded by the coding sequence ATGGCCCGCCCCCTTCATGGTCAGACCTACGTCTGGCTCCATGTGTTTTCATGCGCGGCACGGCATTTGTCGTTCACCCGTTGCGCCGAAGAACTGCACATCACACCGGGGGCGGTGAGCCAGCAAATCCGCCAGTTGGAGGAGCGCTTGGGCTTTCGACTGTTTCACCGGCGAGCCCGTGGTGTGGAACTCAGCGCCGAAGGGCAGCGGCTGGCGGCTACGGTGGGAGAGGCTTACGGCAGCATCGATGCCGAATTGCAGCGGCTGGATGCGGGCATGATCAGTGGCACCTTGCGCCTGCGTTCGATCCCTTCGTTTCTCGGCAAGTGGCTCACCCCGCGTTTACCGCGTTTACAGCAACGTTTCCCGGATATCCAACTGCGCATGGTCGCCGAGGACAGCAGCATTGCGCTGCACGAGGGCGACTTTGACCTGGCCATCGACCTGAACGACGGCAGCTACCCCGGCCTGTTATCTACCGCATTGCTGGATGAGCAGATCTTTCCGGTGTGCGCGCCGAGCTTGCTGCGGGGGCGCCCACCGCTGCATGGCCCGGCCGACCTGGTGCATTTCCCGCTGCTGCACGACATCACCGCCTGGCGTGGGAGTTATGAGTACGCCGAGTGGGAGTTTTACCTGAACGCTATCGGCTACCACGTCGCTGACGTGCGTCGCGGCCACACGTTCAACCGTAACCACCTGACCATCGAAGCCGCCATTGCCGGCATGGGTGTAGCGATTGCGCGACGCACGTTGCTTAACGATGAATTGGAACGCGGCACCTTGATCGTACCGTTCGGCCTGGCCGTGCCCAACCATAAACGCTATGTGTTGCTGTATGCGCCGGGCGCGCTGAGCCATCCGGGCGTGCGGGCGGTACATGACTGGCTGGTGGAGGAAGCGGAGATTTTTCGCGGATTGCATCCCTTGGGAGAGGGGCAATTGTGA
- a CDS encoding HPF/RaiA family ribosome-associated protein — protein MQIQVNSDNHIESSIRLEEWVRTTIESTLERYEEDLTRVEVYLRDENGDKPGPHDLSCRLEARPKGHQAISVLHKADTLEQAIDGAATKLDHALEHLFGKLQGKPRAAGKNQPINKVNEDALEEEFLENENAVING, from the coding sequence ATGCAAATCCAAGTCAATAGCGATAACCATATTGAAAGCAGCATCCGACTGGAGGAGTGGGTACGTACTACCATTGAGAGCACGCTCGAACGTTACGAAGAAGACCTGACCCGTGTGGAGGTCTACCTGCGGGATGAGAACGGCGACAAGCCCGGTCCCCATGATTTGAGTTGCCGCCTGGAAGCGCGGCCAAAAGGTCATCAAGCTATCTCGGTACTGCACAAGGCCGATACTCTGGAACAGGCGATCGACGGTGCGGCCACCAAGCTGGACCATGCGTTGGAACACCTGTTTGGCAAATTACAAGGCAAGCCTCGCGCTGCCGGGAAGAACCAGCCCATCAACAAAGTGAATGAAGACGCGCTGGAAGAGGAATTCCTGGAAAACGAAAACGCTGTGATCAACGGCTGA
- a CDS encoding MFS transporter — protein sequence MPPATTLSTSRAPSTARNNLALTAVCLVALMFGLEISSVPVILPTLEQQLGTGFQDAQWIMNAYTLACTSVLMAAGTLADRFGRRRMLVLCLWVFGLASLACGLADSAVTLIVARFVQGIGGGAMMICQFAILSHLFREPAERARAFAIWGVIAGVGLGFGPMVGAVILALADWRWVFLVHVPLTLFTLALLRVSVAESRDPAAHRLDIAGMLTLTLSVFALVYFITQGSEHGFGTPAMLAWAGLAVVGLVLFILVERRSAHPMFDFSVFRIQRFNGALMGSIGMNFSFWPFMIYLPLYFQAGLGYDTLTTGGALLAYTLPTLLVPPLAERLALRYGAERVIPLGLGLMGAGFLAMAAANGAERPSIGLVLLSCVIAGVGLALTNSPTTNTTTGSVSADRAGMASGIDLSARLITLALNIALMGLVLLLGISHQLAATLPDSTAMDWPAISQSIAAGKLGTVGLNVNDAQAALRNGTGWAMLFAGLGAGGLAVLSRYFFRRGR from the coding sequence ATGCCACCCGCCACGACGTTATCGACCTCCCGCGCCCCAAGCACCGCCAGGAATAATCTCGCCCTCACCGCCGTGTGCCTGGTGGCCCTGATGTTCGGCCTGGAGATCTCCAGCGTGCCGGTGATCCTGCCCACCCTGGAGCAACAACTGGGCACGGGCTTTCAGGACGCCCAGTGGATCATGAACGCCTACACCCTGGCCTGCACCAGCGTGCTGATGGCGGCGGGTACGCTGGCCGACCGCTTTGGCCGGCGGCGCATGCTGGTGCTGTGCCTGTGGGTATTTGGGCTGGCCTCGCTGGCATGCGGGCTGGCCGATTCGGCCGTCACGCTGATCGTGGCGCGGTTTGTACAGGGTATCGGCGGCGGCGCAATGATGATCTGCCAGTTCGCCATTCTGTCGCACCTGTTTCGCGAGCCGGCGGAACGGGCGCGGGCATTTGCGATCTGGGGCGTGATCGCCGGCGTGGGCCTGGGCTTCGGGCCGATGGTGGGCGCTGTGATCCTGGCGCTGGCGGACTGGCGCTGGGTGTTCCTGGTGCACGTGCCGCTGACCCTGTTCACCCTGGCGCTGTTGCGTGTCAGCGTGGCGGAGTCCCGCGACCCGGCCGCGCACCGGCTGGACATCGCCGGCATGCTCACGTTGACGCTGTCGGTATTCGCCCTGGTTTACTTCATCACCCAAGGCAGCGAACACGGCTTCGGTACACCGGCCATGCTCGCCTGGGCGGGTTTGGCGGTAGTAGGGTTAGTGCTGTTCATCCTTGTTGAACGGCGCAGCGCGCACCCGATGTTCGACTTTTCGGTGTTTCGCATCCAGCGTTTCAATGGCGCGTTGATGGGCTCGATCGGCATGAACTTCAGCTTCTGGCCGTTCATGATCTACCTGCCGCTGTACTTCCAGGCGGGCCTGGGCTACGACACCCTGACCACCGGCGGCGCCCTGCTCGCCTACACCTTGCCCACCTTGCTGGTGCCGCCATTGGCCGAACGCCTGGCCCTGCGCTACGGTGCCGAACGCGTCATCCCCCTGGGGCTGGGCTTGATGGGGGCGGGCTTTTTGGCCATGGCTGCGGCCAACGGGGCTGAACGGCCGAGTATCGGGCTGGTGCTGCTCAGTTGCGTGATCGCCGGGGTGGGCCTGGCGCTGACCAACTCGCCCACCACCAACACCACCACCGGCTCGGTGTCGGCGGATCGCGCGGGCATGGCCTCGGGCATCGACCTCAGTGCCCGGCTGATTACCCTGGCGCTCAACATCGCCCTGATGGGCCTGGTGCTGTTGCTGGGGATCAGCCACCAACTGGCCGCAACGTTACCCGACAGCACCGCCATGGATTGGCCGGCCATCAGCCAAAGCATTGCCGCCGGCAAACTGGGCACGGTGGGGCTGAACGTCAACGACGCCCAGGCGGCACTGCGCAATGGCACCGGTTGGGCCATGCTGTTTGCGGGGTTGGGTGCCGGCGGCTTGGCAGTGCTGAGCCGGTATTTTTTCCGACGCGGCCGTTGA
- a CDS encoding LysR family transcriptional regulator, which yields MATARFDGVELFLHIVESGNLTEAAERLNLTRSAVGKGLARLEARLGTCLLQRSTRRQRLTEDGQAYYEHCLRALAELEAAESVLESGRQQPRGRLRVSLPLAFGHHYAAPALWGLMDRYPALEIEICFADRLVDLAQEGFDVAVRIGPLPDTDRLSARRLGEQSVCLAAAPAYMQRVGPIESIEDLAAHRGIAYRYNTPHRSRVASPLLVDDLQAVADAAIAGVGLAWLPSWLVAHYVLRGQLEAVLPGYREQPSPIHVIWPTATHMPAKTRCAIDALVAATPSCLAGS from the coding sequence ATGGCCACTGCGCGTTTTGATGGCGTTGAACTCTTTTTGCACATCGTCGAAAGCGGCAACCTGACCGAGGCCGCCGAGCGGCTGAACCTCACGCGCTCGGCGGTGGGTAAAGGCTTGGCGCGGTTGGAGGCGCGGTTGGGCACATGCCTGTTGCAGCGTTCTACCCGTCGCCAACGCTTGACCGAAGACGGGCAGGCTTATTACGAGCATTGCTTGCGCGCACTGGCGGAACTCGAGGCGGCCGAATCGGTGTTGGAAAGCGGTCGGCAACAGCCGCGCGGGCGTTTGCGGGTGAGTTTGCCGCTGGCCTTCGGGCATCACTATGCGGCGCCCGCGTTGTGGGGCTTGATGGATCGCTACCCAGCCTTGGAGATCGAAATTTGCTTCGCCGACCGGCTGGTGGACTTGGCGCAGGAGGGCTTCGACGTCGCCGTGCGGATCGGCCCGCTGCCCGACACCGACCGCCTGAGCGCACGGCGCCTGGGGGAACAATCGGTGTGCCTGGCGGCGGCACCGGCGTATATGCAGCGCGTCGGTCCGATTGAGTCCATCGAAGACCTCGCCGCCCATCGCGGCATCGCCTACCGTTACAACACACCGCACCGTTCCCGCGTGGCTTCGCCGTTGCTGGTGGACGATTTGCAGGCCGTGGCCGACGCCGCCATCGCGGGTGTCGGCCTGGCCTGGCTGCCGAGTTGGCTGGTTGCCCATTATGTGCTGCGCGGGCAGTTGGAAGCGGTGCTGCCCGGTTACCGCGAGCAGCCGTCACCCATTCATGTGATCTGGCCGACTGCGACGCATATGCCGGCCAAGACGCGCTGTGCGATCGACGCGCTGGTGGCGGCCACGCCCAGTTGCCTGGCGGGTAGTTGA
- the fecA gene encoding TonB-dependent Fe(3+) dicitrate receptor FecA: MPQQPTLIARTLRQLFLGASLSFTVLPCVMAVDAKPYHIAPSSLEAALNQFGREAGVLISFGSDLTAGMQSRGLSGNYSAAEGLQKLLEGTGLQARAEGDNAFSLQPANAPASVELATSSVVGDWLGDAAQTNVFEHPGARDVIRREEFERQGATQAKDVLNRIPGVNAPDNNGTGSHDMALNFGIRGLNPRLASRSTVLMDGIPVPFAPYGQPQLSFAPISMGNMDAVDVVRGGGAVRYGPQNVGGVVNFVTRAIPDAPTVKGGLQTETSPSSSHDGFKTTGNLLAGGTADNGLGGAILYSGTRGGDWRERSDTQIDDLILKGKYQLDDANSFNAMAQYYEGQADMPGGLNVADYKADPYQSTRPYDKFWGRRTMFNVGYRYEQDRREFTVNSFFTKTLRSGYLDQGTFLSLSPREYWVRGLETRFAQGFDLGPTSHEVGVGYRYINEAGHELRYRTPISANNQQIPTTNSRNDRDTRGGTEANAFFIDDRIDIGKWTLTPGIRYEVIESQQTNNLTNVKYKGDYNTALPALNVLYHLTDEWNLYANTEGSFGSVQYSQMPNRVTSGEVKPEKARTWELGTRYDNGSLRAEIGAFLINFDNQYESNQTNDSVIARGETRHQGIETSVNYALDGLSPALAGFDVYATYAYVDATIREDGPNKGNRVPFSSKHKGTLGMGYTEGRWKLNLDSSYQSSQFADNANTQAESADGANGRTPGYMLFSSRAAYDFGPQLSDLNVAVGVKNIFNKQYFTRSFDDNNKGKYVGEPRTVYVQTSIAF, encoded by the coding sequence ATGCCCCAGCAGCCGACCCTCATCGCCCGCACCTTGCGCCAACTGTTCCTGGGCGCCAGCCTCAGTTTCACAGTCTTGCCTTGTGTGATGGCCGTCGACGCCAAGCCGTATCACATCGCCCCAAGCTCGCTTGAGGCAGCGCTGAACCAGTTTGGCCGCGAAGCCGGCGTGCTGATTTCCTTCGGTTCCGACCTCACGGCCGGCATGCAGAGCCGTGGTCTGTCCGGCAATTACAGCGCCGCCGAAGGCCTGCAAAAATTGTTGGAAGGCACCGGCCTGCAAGCCCGTGCCGAAGGTGACAACGCCTTCAGCCTGCAACCTGCGAACGCACCGGCGAGCGTCGAACTGGCAACCTCCAGCGTGGTCGGGGACTGGCTCGGCGATGCGGCGCAAACCAACGTGTTCGAACACCCCGGCGCCCGCGACGTGATCCGCCGCGAAGAATTCGAACGCCAAGGCGCCACCCAGGCCAAGGACGTGCTCAACCGCATCCCCGGCGTCAACGCGCCGGACAACAACGGCACCGGCAGCCATGACATGGCGCTGAACTTCGGCATTCGCGGCCTCAACCCGCGCCTGGCGTCGCGCTCTACAGTGCTGATGGACGGCATCCCGGTGCCCTTTGCGCCGTACGGCCAGCCACAACTGTCGTTCGCGCCGATCAGCATGGGCAACATGGACGCGGTGGACGTGGTGCGCGGTGGCGGCGCCGTGCGCTACGGCCCGCAGAACGTCGGCGGCGTGGTCAATTTCGTGACCCGCGCGATCCCGGATGCGCCCACCGTCAAAGGCGGCTTGCAGACCGAGACCAGCCCGTCGTCCAGCCACGACGGTTTCAAGACCACCGGCAACCTGCTGGCCGGCGGCACTGCCGACAACGGCCTGGGCGGCGCGATTCTATATTCCGGCACCCGTGGCGGCGACTGGCGCGAGCGCAGCGATACACAAATCGACGACCTGATCCTCAAGGGCAAGTACCAACTTGACGACGCCAACAGCTTCAACGCCATGGCGCAGTACTACGAAGGCCAGGCGGATATGCCCGGCGGCTTGAACGTGGCGGACTACAAGGCCGACCCGTACCAGTCCACCCGCCCCTACGACAAATTCTGGGGCCGCCGTACGATGTTCAACGTGGGCTATCGCTACGAACAGGATCGCCGTGAATTCACCGTCAACAGCTTCTTCACCAAGACCCTGCGCAGCGGCTACCTGGACCAGGGCACGTTCCTCTCGCTGTCGCCGCGTGAATATTGGGTGCGCGGCCTGGAAACCCGCTTCGCCCAAGGCTTCGACCTGGGCCCCACCAGCCATGAAGTGGGCGTAGGCTACCGCTACATCAACGAGGCCGGCCACGAACTGCGTTACCGCACGCCGATTTCGGCCAACAACCAGCAAATCCCCACCACCAACAGCCGCAACGACCGCGACACACGCGGCGGTACCGAAGCCAATGCGTTCTTCATCGACGACCGCATCGATATCGGCAAGTGGACCCTCACACCGGGCATTCGCTACGAGGTGATCGAGTCCCAGCAGACCAACAACCTTACCAACGTGAAATACAAGGGTGACTACAACACCGCCCTGCCGGCGTTGAACGTGCTGTATCACCTGACCGACGAGTGGAACCTCTACGCCAATACCGAAGGCTCATTTGGCAGCGTGCAGTACAGCCAGATGCCCAACCGCGTGACCAGCGGCGAAGTGAAACCGGAAAAAGCCCGCACCTGGGAACTGGGCACGCGCTATGACAACGGCAGCCTGCGCGCGGAAATCGGTGCGTTCCTGATCAACTTCGACAACCAGTACGAAAGCAACCAGACCAACGACTCGGTGATCGCCCGTGGCGAAACCCGCCACCAAGGCATCGAGACCAGCGTCAACTATGCGTTGGACGGCTTGAGCCCGGCGCTGGCCGGCTTCGATGTGTATGCCACCTACGCCTATGTCGACGCCACCATCCGTGAAGACGGCCCGAACAAAGGCAACCGCGTGCCCTTCTCGTCCAAGCACAAAGGCACTCTCGGCATGGGCTACACCGAAGGCCGCTGGAAGCTCAACCTGGACAGCAGCTACCAGAGCAGCCAGTTCGCCGACAACGCCAATACCCAGGCCGAAAGCGCAGACGGCGCCAACGGGCGCACCCCCGGCTACATGCTGTTCAGCAGCCGCGCGGCCTATGACTTCGGCCCGCAACTGTCGGATTTGAATGTGGCGGTGGGGGTGAAAAACATCTTCAACAAGCAGTACTTCACGCGCTCGTTCGATGACAACAACAAGGGTAAGTATGTGGGTGAGCCGCGCACGGTGTATGTGCAGACGTCCATTGCGTTCTGA
- a CDS encoding FecR domain-containing protein produces the protein MNVSNQVAEQAVHWLMEMQQGALNPRQQAAWQRWLNAHSEHQRAWDHIQHVNQRLRGMPSPLAHAALNAPTSTGRRQALKLLLILGAGSAAAWSLRQQHILPPLSADYRSPVGQRRKVQLADGSQLQLNTGSAVDVHVDGQQRLIRLLEGEIMLSGIAGNAPLHVLTGQGLLTSQAARLNVRQFNDHTQLAVLDGQVEVLPNSYSGLPLTVQASRQVNFIRKGWDTPRPTDANSGAWADGMLVAAHMRLQDFLAELGRYRRGQVNCDPQVADLLISGSYPLDNSERILDLLEVSLPVKVRRFTRYWVTVQARA, from the coding sequence ATGAATGTCTCGAACCAGGTCGCCGAACAAGCCGTGCATTGGCTGATGGAAATGCAGCAAGGCGCCCTCAACCCGCGCCAGCAAGCGGCCTGGCAGCGCTGGCTGAACGCCCACAGCGAACACCAGCGCGCGTGGGATCATATCCAGCACGTCAACCAACGCCTGCGCGGCATGCCCTCGCCCCTGGCGCATGCCGCGCTGAACGCGCCCACTTCAACCGGCCGGCGCCAGGCGCTCAAGCTGCTGCTCATCCTCGGCGCCGGCTCGGCCGCGGCCTGGAGCCTGCGTCAGCAACATATCCTGCCACCGCTGAGCGCCGATTACCGCAGCCCGGTGGGCCAGCGGCGCAAGGTGCAATTGGCCGACGGCAGCCAATTGCAACTCAACACCGGCAGCGCCGTGGATGTGCATGTCGACGGTCAGCAGCGCCTGATCCGCCTGCTCGAAGGCGAGATCATGTTGAGCGGCATCGCCGGCAATGCGCCGCTGCACGTACTCACCGGCCAGGGCCTGCTCACCAGCCAGGCGGCACGCCTGAACGTGCGCCAATTCAATGACCACACCCAACTGGCGGTACTCGACGGTCAGGTCGAGGTGCTGCCCAACAGCTACAGCGGCCTGCCGCTCACGGTGCAAGCCTCGCGCCAGGTCAACTTCATTCGCAAGGGCTGGGACACCCCACGCCCAACCGACGCCAACAGCGGCGCCTGGGCCGACGGCATGCTGGTGGCCGCGCATATGCGCCTGCAAGACTTCCTGGCGGAACTGGGCCGCTACCGTCGCGGCCAGGTCAATTGCGACCCGCAAGTTGCCGACCTGCTGATCTCCGGCAGTTACCCGCTGGACAACAGCGAGCGCATCCTCGACCTGCTGGAAGTCAGCCTGCCGGTAAAAGTGCGGCGCTTTACCCGCTATTGGGTGACCGTCCAGGCACGCGCCTGA
- a CDS encoding sigma-70 family RNA polymerase sigma factor translates to MSPSNTVEVLYNDHHHWLTGWLRRKLGCPESAADLAQDTFIRVLSAREAPTLIEPRAFLTTVAKRVLFNFYRRQDLERAYLDALAQMPEHVAPSEEERAIILQTLVELDQLLDGLPVQVKRAFLLAQLDGLTYAQIGAELGISIATVKRHLHKAALRCYFAL, encoded by the coding sequence TTGAGCCCGTCCAACACCGTCGAAGTCCTGTACAACGACCATCACCACTGGCTCACAGGCTGGTTGCGACGCAAACTCGGCTGCCCGGAAAGTGCCGCCGACCTGGCGCAAGACACCTTCATCCGCGTGCTCAGCGCCCGCGAAGCCCCTACGTTGATCGAACCGCGCGCGTTTCTCACCACGGTCGCCAAGCGCGTGCTGTTCAACTTCTATCGCCGCCAGGACCTGGAACGCGCCTACCTCGACGCCCTGGCGCAGATGCCCGAGCACGTGGCACCGTCGGAAGAAGAACGCGCGATCATCCTGCAAACCCTGGTTGAGCTTGACCAACTGCTTGACGGCCTGCCCGTCCAGGTCAAACGCGCCTTCCTGCTGGCCCAACTCGATGGCCTGACTTACGCGCAAATCGGCGCCGAGCTGGGCATTTCCATCGCCACCGTCAAACGCCACCTGCATAAAGCCGCCCTGCGCTGCTACTTTGCCCTATGA
- a CDS encoding DUF3649 domain-containing protein: MKSKPSLPLAYRFAVTSRVLAAVIGGYLMASLASICLALWLPTSRADAVITGMLSSFVFYLLAMLWCFACRTAWRAWLGVMLPSAAFATLAGLGFWMTRT; this comes from the coding sequence ATGAAAAGCAAACCCTCACTGCCGCTTGCCTACCGCTTCGCCGTTACCTCGCGCGTGCTGGCCGCTGTCATCGGCGGTTACCTGATGGCGTCCCTGGCCAGTATCTGCCTGGCTCTGTGGCTGCCCACTTCCCGTGCGGATGCGGTAATCACCGGCATGTTGAGTTCCTTTGTGTTCTATCTGCTGGCGATGTTGTGGTGCTTTGCCTGCCGCACCGCGTGGCGCGCCTGGTTGGGTGTGATGCTGCCGAGCGCGGCGTTTGCGACGCTGGCTGGATTAGGTTTTTGGATGACGCGCACATGA